The Verrucomicrobiia bacterium genome has a window encoding:
- a CDS encoding VPDSG-CTERM sorting domain-containing protein, which produces MFSVDAIESPWINEIHYDNTSTDTGEFVEIAGLAGTDLSGYSILLYNGSGGALYNTTALTGVIPDLQDGFGTLAFFYASNGIQNGAPDGLALVNGSTLIQFLSYEGTFTAVGGAADGVLSTDIGVSEPGDVTGSSLQLVGTGGKYADFTWSSEQTATAGTLNTGQVFAGTPVSVPDGGATAALMGLAFLVLYQFRRLART; this is translated from the coding sequence ATGTTCTCGGTCGACGCCATTGAATCTCCGTGGATCAACGAAATTCACTACGACAATACCAGCACAGACACCGGCGAGTTTGTCGAAATTGCCGGGCTTGCCGGGACGGATCTCTCAGGTTATTCGATACTGCTATACAATGGCAGCGGTGGCGCGCTCTACAACACCACTGCGTTGACGGGCGTGATACCCGATCTGCAGGACGGCTTTGGCACGCTGGCGTTCTTCTACGCGTCCAACGGGATTCAAAACGGAGCGCCCGATGGGCTGGCGTTGGTGAATGGCTCCACGCTGATTCAGTTCTTGAGTTACGAAGGCACCTTCACTGCGGTGGGCGGGGCGGCGGATGGGGTGTTGAGCACGGACATTGGTGTGTCCGAACCGGGCGATGTCACGGGATCGTCTTTGCAGCTGGTTGGAACGGGTGGCAAATACGCCGATTTCACCTGGAGTTCGGAACAGACCGCCACGGCCGGCACCCTCAACACCGGGCAGGTTTTTGCCGGAACGCCGGTTTCAGTCCCGGATGGCGGAGCCACTGCGGCCTTGATGGGCCTGGCGTTCCTCGTTCTGTATCAGTTCCGTCGGCTCGCACGCACTTGA